A genomic window from Pseudomonas argentinensis includes:
- a CDS encoding beta-ketoacyl-[acyl-carrier-protein] synthase family protein, with protein sequence MIARLDALGVVCALGQGKQAVADALFAGDTSGMRRQAGWIPERSVTVGAVDAPLPAMPAGFEHLASRNNRLLLAAALEIEDHIQAAITQYGPSRIAVVLGTSTSGIAEAGEHIAEYVHSGELPDAYRYNRQEIAAPASFLADWLGLSGPAYCQSTACTSSGRALLAAQRLLRMGLCDAVLCGGVDSLCKLTLNGFASLEAVSDERCNPFSANRHGINIGEAAALFLMTRAEQGPGIGLLGGGATSDAHHISAPHPEGLGAQQAMRKALSAAGLTAEQIGYLNLHGTATTHNDAMESLAVQALFPAGVACSSSKALTGHTLGAAGALEAAFCWLTLSHYNTANRLPPHVWDGVADTQLPRLALVDAPGTLPAAGRRYLMSNSFAFGGNNISLILGDLP encoded by the coding sequence ATGATCGCTCGACTCGACGCCCTCGGCGTGGTCTGCGCCCTGGGTCAGGGCAAGCAGGCGGTGGCCGACGCGCTGTTCGCCGGCGACACCAGCGGCATGCGCCGCCAGGCGGGCTGGATCCCCGAGCGCAGCGTGACGGTCGGTGCGGTGGATGCGCCGCTGCCCGCGATGCCCGCCGGCTTCGAGCACCTCGCCAGTCGCAACAATCGCCTGCTGCTGGCCGCCGCCCTGGAGATCGAGGACCACATCCAGGCGGCCATCACCCAATACGGCCCCAGCCGCATCGCCGTGGTGCTCGGCACCAGCACCTCGGGCATCGCCGAAGCCGGCGAGCATATCGCCGAGTATGTGCACAGCGGCGAGCTGCCGGATGCTTACCGCTACAATCGCCAGGAAATCGCTGCACCCGCGAGCTTTCTCGCCGACTGGCTGGGCCTGAGCGGCCCGGCCTATTGCCAGTCCACGGCCTGCACCTCCAGCGGCCGCGCCCTGCTCGCCGCCCAGCGTCTGCTGCGCATGGGCCTGTGCGATGCGGTGCTGTGTGGCGGCGTGGACAGCCTGTGCAAGCTGACCCTGAACGGCTTCGCCAGCCTGGAGGCGGTGTCCGACGAGCGCTGCAACCCGTTCTCGGCCAACCGCCACGGCATCAATATCGGCGAGGCCGCCGCACTGTTTCTGATGACCCGCGCCGAACAGGGCCCCGGCATCGGCCTGCTCGGCGGTGGCGCCACCTCCGACGCCCACCATATTTCCGCGCCGCACCCCGAAGGCCTCGGCGCCCAGCAGGCGATGCGCAAGGCGCTGAGCGCGGCGGGCCTGACCGCCGAGCAGATCGGCTACCTCAACCTGCACGGCACTGCCACCACCCATAACGACGCCATGGAAAGCCTGGCCGTACAGGCGCTGTTCCCGGCCGGCGTAGCCTGTTCGTCGAGCAAGGCGTTGACCGGCCATACCCTGGGCGCCGCCGGGGCGCTGGAAGCCGCGTTCTGCTGGCTGACCCTGAGCCATTACAACACCGCCAACCGCCTGCCCCCTCACGTCTGGGACGGCGTGGCCGATACGCAACTGCCACGCCTGGCGCTCGTCGACGCGCCCGGTACGCTGCCAGCGGCTGGCCGCCGCTACCTGATGAGCAACTCGTTCGCCTTTGGCGGCAACAATATTTCCTTGATTCTAGGAGACCTGCCGTGA
- the fabG gene encoding 3-oxoacyl-ACP reductase FabG, with protein MSETILVTGSSRGIGRAIALRLARAGFDLVLHCRSRRDEAEAVQREIEALGQRARILQFDVADRQTCRNALEADVESHGAYYGVVCNAGLTRDGAFPALGEEDWDVVLRTNLDGFYNVLHPLTMPMVRRRKPGRIVCITSVSGLIGNRGQVNYSASKAGIIGAAKALAIELGKRKITVNCVAPGLIDTEILDEHVPLEDILKMVPAARMGTPEEVAGAVNFLMSDEAAYITRQVIAVNGGLC; from the coding sequence ATGAGCGAGACCATTCTGGTCACCGGATCGAGCCGCGGTATCGGCCGCGCCATTGCCCTGCGCCTGGCACGCGCCGGTTTCGACCTGGTGCTGCACTGCCGCTCGCGCCGTGACGAGGCCGAGGCGGTACAGCGCGAGATCGAGGCCCTGGGCCAGCGCGCGCGCATCCTGCAGTTCGACGTGGCCGACCGGCAAACCTGCCGCAACGCCCTGGAAGCCGACGTGGAAAGCCACGGCGCCTACTACGGCGTGGTGTGCAACGCCGGGCTGACCCGCGACGGCGCCTTCCCGGCGCTCGGCGAGGAGGACTGGGATGTGGTGCTGCGCACAAATCTGGATGGTTTCTACAACGTGCTGCATCCGCTGACGATGCCGATGGTGCGTCGCCGCAAGCCAGGGCGTATCGTCTGCATCACCTCGGTTTCCGGGCTGATCGGCAACCGTGGGCAGGTCAACTACAGTGCCTCCAAGGCCGGCATCATCGGCGCCGCCAAGGCCCTGGCAATCGAGCTGGGCAAACGCAAGATCACCGTCAACTGCGTGGCTCCGGGGCTGATCGATACCGAGATTCTCGACGAGCACGTGCCGCTCGAGGATATCCTCAAGATGGTCCCGGCCGCGCGCATGGGCACCCCGGAAGAAGTGGCCGGCGCGGTGAATTTCCTGATGTCCGACGAGGCGGCCTACATCACCCGCCAGGTGATCGCCGTCAATGGCGGTCTGTGTTGA
- a CDS encoding excinuclease, which translates to MNAKRLTAAALLTAALLPAVSQARDTAHFLDFQSVVNEATQAGRLDGSVKFYLNKTPAGAKIINANVTTSQKTNAFNKSDEEACRWVLQSALIKLQNSAKAAGANAVVDLASNYKNKEYRDNSKFECHAGAIMAGVALKGKYASVK; encoded by the coding sequence ATGAACGCGAAACGCTTGACCGCCGCTGCTCTGCTCACCGCTGCCCTGCTGCCCGCCGTCAGCCAGGCCCGTGACACCGCCCATTTCCTGGACTTCCAGTCGGTGGTCAACGAAGCCACCCAGGCCGGCCGCCTGGACGGCTCGGTGAAGTTCTACCTGAACAAGACCCCGGCCGGCGCCAAGATCATCAACGCCAACGTCACCACCAGCCAGAAGACCAACGCCTTCAACAAGAGCGACGAGGAAGCCTGCCGCTGGGTGCTGCAATCGGCGCTGATCAAGCTGCAGAACTCGGCCAAGGCCGCCGGCGCCAACGCCGTGGTCGATCTGGCCAGCAACTACAAGAACAAGGAATACCGCGACAACAGCAAGTTCGAATGCCACGCCGGCGCCATCATGGCCGGCGTCGCGCTGAAGGGTAAGTACGCGAGCGTCAAGTAA
- a CDS encoding ABC transporter ATP-binding protein: MLELSRIAYRYPGAAQPALHGIDLQLQAGQCLGLLGSNGAGKTTLLSLLSGVLQPLDGRILWRGERRLGLVPQQLAFYAGLKVRENLALFADLYGLRGAERHQRLEHCIAGTSLADKLGRRAERLSGGEQRRLNFAIGLLQPAELYLFDEATVGVDAASRQLLLDAVQQLTADGKAVIYTSHYLDEVEKVADRILLLHEGRVQLDVDKHQLLGDQPGLFLEWPEHAPDALPSLLTELGINAEHTPNGVRIAALDVEQLLAITRFIAAQPQAPSLLRFGRPSLEQLYLRLNGGRL; the protein is encoded by the coding sequence GTGCTTGAACTCAGCCGCATCGCCTATCGCTACCCCGGTGCAGCGCAACCGGCGCTGCACGGCATCGACCTGCAGCTTCAGGCCGGCCAATGCCTGGGGCTCTTGGGCAGCAATGGCGCCGGCAAGACCACCCTGCTGTCGCTGCTCAGCGGCGTACTGCAGCCCCTGGATGGGCGGATTCTCTGGCGGGGCGAGCGACGCCTGGGCCTGGTGCCCCAGCAACTGGCCTTCTACGCCGGGCTGAAGGTGAGGGAAAATCTCGCGCTGTTCGCCGATCTCTACGGGCTGCGCGGTGCCGAGCGTCACCAGCGCCTGGAGCACTGCATCGCCGGCACGTCCCTGGCGGACAAGCTCGGACGCCGCGCAGAGCGCCTGTCTGGTGGCGAGCAGCGACGTCTGAACTTCGCCATCGGCCTGCTGCAACCGGCCGAGCTGTATCTGTTCGACGAGGCCACCGTGGGCGTCGATGCCGCCAGCCGGCAGTTGCTGCTCGACGCCGTGCAGCAGCTGACCGCCGACGGCAAGGCGGTGATCTACACCAGCCATTATCTGGATGAAGTGGAAAAGGTCGCCGACCGCATCCTGCTGCTGCACGAAGGCCGTGTGCAGCTGGACGTCGACAAGCATCAATTGCTCGGCGATCAGCCCGGCCTGTTTCTGGAGTGGCCCGAGCACGCCCCCGATGCGCTGCCATCATTGCTCACCGAGCTTGGCATCAACGCCGAACACACGCCCAACGGCGTGCGCATCGCCGCGCTGGACGTCGAACAGCTGCTGGCGATCACCCGTTTCATCGCCGCACAGCCCCAAGCCCCCAGCCTGCTGCGCTTCGGTCGGCCGTCCCTGGAGCAGCTGTACCTGCGCCTCAACGGAGGCCGGCTATGA
- a CDS encoding DUF3261 domain-containing protein: MKRLLPLACFLLLSACAARTPLPAAAPQLTQPLPMALQVSTADGQDWLLVIQAEGTALRWSLFDPLGVPLARQSLADGAWHNDGLLPPNAPARELFAALLFALIPDDQLAASYAGKQWRLGAEGRQLAPDWRIRYGAGRAIELSNATQQYRVRPLETQP, translated from the coding sequence ATGAAACGCCTGCTGCCCCTCGCCTGCTTCCTGTTGCTGAGCGCCTGTGCTGCGCGCACACCGCTGCCCGCTGCCGCGCCGCAACTGACGCAGCCGCTGCCGATGGCGCTGCAGGTCAGTACCGCCGACGGCCAGGACTGGCTGCTGGTGATCCAGGCCGAGGGCACCGCATTGCGCTGGTCGTTGTTCGACCCGCTCGGCGTACCGCTGGCCCGGCAATCGCTGGCCGATGGCGCCTGGCACAATGACGGCCTGCTGCCGCCCAATGCCCCCGCCCGCGAGCTGTTCGCCGCCCTGCTGTTCGCCCTCATCCCGGATGATCAGCTGGCCGCCAGCTACGCCGGCAAGCAGTGGCGCCTGGGCGCCGAGGGCCGCCAGCTGGCCCCGGACTGGCGCATCCGTTACGGTGCCGGGCGGGCCATCGAACTGAGTAACGCCACGCAGCAGTACCGCGTGCGCCCGCTGGAGACGCAACCATGA
- a CDS encoding beta-hydroxyacyl-ACP dehydratase — translation MDRTQLHSLLPHQGQALWLDALLDHDATGIRGLSEWRHLQNLGENASPCLLFEAAAQLCAAHGALYGNDSAIEMALVGKLSQLQLHYHPTQREGVLLVSATQEALSPAGALYGFNVQEGERLLLDGKLLLVLVRA, via the coding sequence ATGGATCGCACCCAACTGCACTCACTGCTGCCGCACCAGGGCCAGGCCCTCTGGCTGGATGCCCTGCTCGACCACGATGCCACCGGCATCCGCGGCCTGAGCGAATGGCGGCATCTGCAGAACCTGGGCGAGAACGCCTCGCCGTGCCTGTTGTTCGAGGCCGCTGCCCAATTGTGCGCTGCGCATGGTGCCTTATACGGCAACGACAGCGCCATCGAAATGGCCCTGGTCGGCAAACTCTCCCAGCTGCAGCTGCACTATCACCCCACGCAGCGCGAAGGCGTCCTGCTGGTCAGCGCGACCCAGGAAGCCCTGAGCCCGGCCGGCGCCCTTTACGGCTTCAACGTGCAGGAAGGCGAGCGCCTGCTGCTGGACGGCAAACTGCTGCTGGTGCTCGTCCGTGCTTGA
- a CDS encoding hotdog family protein, whose product MILIDEVLAFGADHIDTRLVVRPGGLFSQTDGSLPAAVGIELMAQSVAAFAGCHAREQGLPVELGFLLGTRNFTCNVDRFPAGSTLLIHANRSLQDDNGMCVFECRLEGPGILVEARLNVFQPRDVSTYIQEPPFQEPS is encoded by the coding sequence ATGATTTTGATCGACGAGGTGCTGGCTTTCGGCGCCGACCATATCGACACCCGCCTGGTGGTGCGCCCGGGTGGCCTGTTCAGCCAGACCGACGGCAGCCTGCCGGCCGCCGTGGGCATCGAGCTGATGGCCCAGAGCGTGGCCGCCTTCGCCGGTTGCCATGCCCGTGAACAAGGCCTGCCGGTGGAGCTGGGCTTCCTGCTCGGCACCCGCAACTTTACCTGCAACGTGGACCGCTTTCCGGCTGGCAGCACGCTGCTGATCCACGCCAATCGCTCGCTGCAGGACGACAACGGCATGTGCGTGTTCGAATGCCGCCTCGAAGGCCCGGGCATCCTGGTCGAGGCGCGGCTCAACGTGTTCCAGCCCCGCGACGTGTCCACCTATATCCAAGAACCCCCGTTTCAGGAGCCGTCTTAA
- a CDS encoding beta-ketoacyl-ACP synthase, whose product MKRVVVTGMAGITSLGDSWDSIAANFRANRSGIRVMHEWDRFTELNTRLGGPVDDFVVPARWTRKQLRSMGRVSRLSVYAAERALADAGLLDDESIKDGRMGVACGSSTGSTEEIKAFGNMLLNSVADGLNANSYIRMMPHTTAANISIFFGLTGRLIPTSSACTSGSQGIGYAYEAIKFGRLPLMLAGGAEELCPTEAMVFDALYATSLKNDAPHTSPRPYDSGRDGLVIGEGAGMLVLEELEHALARGASIHAEIVGFGCNADGQHATKPVQATMRRAMQLALEDAALAPEAIGYVNGHGTATEQGDVAETQATSSLFGPRMPISSQKSYFGHTLGACGALESWFSIEMLNRDSYVHTLNLDHIDPACGELDYLRGEFREMSNDYVMNNNFAFGGVNTSLIFRRWR is encoded by the coding sequence ATGAAACGCGTAGTCGTAACCGGCATGGCCGGCATCACATCCCTGGGCGACAGCTGGGACAGCATCGCGGCGAATTTCCGCGCCAACCGCAGCGGCATTCGCGTGATGCACGAATGGGATCGCTTCACCGAGTTGAACACCCGCCTGGGTGGCCCGGTCGACGATTTCGTCGTGCCCGCCCGCTGGACCCGCAAGCAGCTGCGCAGCATGGGCCGCGTGTCGCGCCTGTCGGTGTATGCCGCCGAGCGCGCCCTGGCCGATGCCGGCCTGCTCGATGACGAAAGCATCAAGGACGGGCGCATGGGCGTGGCCTGCGGCTCGTCCACCGGCAGCACCGAGGAGATCAAGGCGTTCGGCAACATGCTGCTCAACTCGGTGGCCGACGGTCTCAACGCCAACTCCTACATCCGCATGATGCCGCACACCACGGCGGCCAATATCAGCATCTTCTTCGGCCTCACCGGCCGGCTGATCCCCACGTCCAGCGCCTGCACCAGCGGCAGCCAGGGCATCGGCTACGCCTACGAGGCGATCAAGTTCGGCCGCCTGCCGCTGATGCTTGCCGGCGGCGCCGAAGAGCTGTGCCCGACCGAAGCCATGGTCTTCGACGCCCTGTACGCCACCAGCCTGAAGAATGACGCGCCGCACACCAGCCCGCGCCCCTACGACAGCGGCCGCGACGGCCTGGTGATCGGCGAAGGTGCCGGCATGCTGGTGCTCGAAGAACTCGAACACGCCCTGGCCCGTGGTGCCAGCATCCACGCCGAGATCGTCGGCTTCGGCTGTAACGCCGACGGCCAGCACGCCACCAAGCCGGTGCAGGCCACCATGCGTCGCGCCATGCAGCTGGCCCTGGAAGATGCCGCGCTGGCCCCCGAGGCCATCGGCTACGTCAACGGCCACGGCACCGCCACCGAACAGGGCGACGTCGCCGAAACCCAGGCCACCAGCAGCCTGTTCGGCCCGCGCATGCCGATCAGCTCGCAGAAGAGCTACTTCGGCCACACCCTGGGCGCCTGCGGCGCCCTGGAATCCTGGTTCAGCATCGAGATGCTCAACCGCGACAGCTACGTGCACACCCTGAACCTGGATCACATCGACCCGGCTTGCGGCGAGCTGGACTACCTGCGCGGCGAATTCCGCGAAATGAGCAACGACTACGTGATGAACAACAATTTCGCCTTTGGCGGGGTCAACACCTCGCTGATCTTCCGCCGCTGGCGCTGA
- a CDS encoding class I SAM-dependent methyltransferase, whose protein sequence is MDRAATTYVEETGFGFWFLRSHVWQHHVLRVAIDDLRGLIDGPLPAAPVLLDAGCGQGKSFGLLQRAFAPARIIGLDADPHSLECSGAEAQRLGLDVQLIASDCAAIGLPDASVDMLFCHQTFHHLVEQAQALAEFWRVLKPGGLLLFAESTKYYIDTWVIRWLFRHPMEVQKTAGEYLAMLRQQGFEFSERNVSYPYLWWSRSEDFGLLERWGIRKPRPFGQRNETLVNAAVRKPLEPA, encoded by the coding sequence ATGGATCGCGCCGCGACCACCTACGTCGAGGAAACCGGCTTCGGTTTCTGGTTCCTGCGTAGCCATGTGTGGCAGCACCATGTGCTGCGCGTGGCCATCGATGACCTGCGCGGGCTGATCGACGGCCCGCTACCGGCCGCGCCGGTGCTGCTGGATGCCGGCTGCGGCCAGGGCAAGTCGTTCGGCCTGCTGCAGCGCGCCTTCGCGCCGGCCCGCATCATCGGCCTGGACGCCGACCCGCACAGCCTCGAGTGCTCCGGCGCCGAAGCCCAGCGCCTGGGCCTCGACGTACAGCTGATCGCCAGCGACTGCGCGGCCATCGGGTTGCCCGATGCCAGCGTGGACATGCTGTTCTGCCACCAGACCTTCCACCACCTGGTCGAACAGGCGCAGGCACTGGCCGAGTTCTGGCGCGTGCTCAAGCCCGGCGGCCTGCTGTTGTTCGCCGAGTCGACCAAGTACTACATCGACACCTGGGTGATCCGCTGGCTGTTCCGCCACCCGATGGAGGTGCAGAAGACCGCCGGCGAATACCTGGCCATGCTGCGCCAGCAGGGTTTCGAATTCAGCGAGCGCAACGTCTCCTACCCCTACCTGTGGTGGAGCCGCTCGGAGGATTTCGGCCTGCTGGAACGCTGGGGCATCCGCAAGCCCAGGCCGTTCGGCCAGCGCAACGAAACCCTGGTCAACGCCGCGGTGCGCAAACCGCTGGAGCCTGCATGA
- a CDS encoding sodium:proton antiporter has product MSVIGFWLLALALFALVGILGGRLLIPIVGQLLVASLAIPALLLGWAEPYLQLTAADLLAPAWVEPAYGLSFALLLGYILSDVIDLELSPACLKIALPSFLIPLLAGLACALWVLPGDYGWLSAVGIGLLFSITAIPVLYLFLQSIDYPPVATKRLLHAAILMDFMCWSLFGLAQGSSHPASLLWPLLAATLPLMFSLLRLRHPLLYSLPFFALMVLLHSLALNALVFGIAYMLCLAAIRMPFQLPLPQRQWKLLMNGLAVPLILTCGVLRVDFHGIGAADSWFAVGVLLVVPVLSKVLGSWLGLHWAEPQASARIKWQESLLLNIRGLTEIVFLNLLLHLQLIDAMLYFGLLLMSLFSTLLPAVMGRRAYPSEAKSRYEIS; this is encoded by the coding sequence ATGAGCGTGATCGGTTTCTGGCTGCTGGCGCTGGCGCTCTTTGCCCTGGTCGGCATACTTGGCGGCCGTCTGCTGATTCCCATCGTCGGCCAGTTGCTAGTCGCCAGCCTGGCGATTCCCGCCCTGCTGCTCGGCTGGGCGGAGCCCTACCTGCAGCTCACGGCCGCTGACCTGCTGGCGCCGGCCTGGGTCGAGCCGGCCTATGGGCTGAGTTTCGCCCTGCTGCTGGGTTACATCCTCAGCGACGTGATCGATCTGGAGCTGAGCCCGGCGTGCCTGAAGATCGCCCTGCCGAGCTTCCTGATCCCGCTGCTGGCCGGCCTGGCCTGCGCCCTGTGGGTATTGCCAGGCGACTACGGCTGGCTGAGCGCCGTGGGCATCGGCCTGCTGTTCTCGATCACCGCGATTCCGGTGCTCTACCTGTTCCTGCAGAGCATCGACTACCCGCCAGTGGCAACCAAACGCCTGCTGCACGCGGCGATCCTCATGGACTTCATGTGCTGGAGCCTGTTCGGCCTGGCCCAGGGCAGCAGCCACCCGGCCAGCCTGCTGTGGCCGCTGCTGGCCGCCACCCTGCCGCTGATGTTCAGTCTGCTCAGGCTGCGCCACCCGCTGCTCTACAGCCTGCCGTTCTTCGCCCTGATGGTGCTGCTGCACAGCCTCGCACTCAACGCCCTGGTGTTCGGCATCGCCTACATGCTGTGCCTGGCGGCGATTCGCATGCCGTTCCAGCTGCCCTTGCCGCAGCGCCAGTGGAAGCTGTTGATGAATGGCCTGGCGGTGCCGCTGATCCTCACCTGCGGCGTGCTGCGCGTGGATTTCCATGGCATCGGCGCGGCCGACTCCTGGTTCGCCGTCGGCGTGCTGCTGGTGGTGCCGGTGCTCAGCAAGGTGCTCGGCAGCTGGCTGGGCCTGCACTGGGCCGAGCCGCAGGCGTCGGCGCGAATCAAGTGGCAGGAAAGCCTGCTGCTGAACATCCGCGGGCTGACCGAAATCGTTTTCCTCAATTTGCTCCTGCACCTGCAGCTGATCGACGCCATGCTGTACTTCGGTCTGCTGCTGATGAGCCTGTTCTCCACCCTGCTGCCCGCCGTGATGGGTCGGCGCGCTTACCCGAGCGAGGCGAAAAGCCGTTATGAAATCTCCTGA
- a CDS encoding NAD(P)/FAD-dependent oxidoreductase — translation MKSPEVQQHQIVVAGAGPAGAIAAAILKRKGHEVLILERQRFPRFSIGESLLSHCLDFVEEAGMIDAVRAAGFQTKHGAAFAWGDRYTDFDFRETFTESFGSTYQVQRADFDKVLADDAERQGVTIRYEEEIVAVDFSGEQPLLSVRRLSDGHEYQVRCTFVLDASGYGRLLPRLLDLELPSNLPMRKALFTHIEDRIDHPGFDREKILITTHASLRDLWFWTIPFSNGRCSLGVVGLAERFDGYPEDMDAALKQFVAETPSLAKVLGNAVWDTPVREIKGYSASVKALHGKGFALLGNAAEFLDPVFSSGVTIAMRSASMAANLLHRQLSGESVDWEQDFAIPLKRGVDTFRVYVEGWYGGSFQDVIYYPKASPEIRAMISSILAGYAWDQRNPYVAEPKRRLRVLAELCASA, via the coding sequence ATGAAATCTCCTGAAGTCCAACAGCATCAGATCGTCGTAGCCGGTGCCGGCCCGGCCGGCGCCATTGCCGCCGCCATCCTCAAGCGCAAGGGCCACGAGGTGCTGATCCTCGAGCGCCAGCGCTTCCCGCGCTTCTCCATCGGCGAGAGCCTGCTGTCGCACTGCCTGGACTTCGTCGAGGAAGCCGGGATGATCGACGCGGTGCGCGCCGCGGGCTTCCAGACCAAGCACGGCGCTGCCTTCGCCTGGGGTGACCGTTACACCGACTTCGACTTTCGCGAGACGTTCACAGAGAGCTTTGGCTCGACCTATCAGGTGCAGCGCGCCGATTTCGACAAGGTGCTGGCCGACGACGCCGAGCGCCAGGGGGTGACCATCCGCTACGAAGAGGAAATCGTCGCCGTGGACTTCAGCGGCGAGCAGCCGCTGCTGTCGGTACGTCGCCTTAGCGACGGCCACGAGTACCAGGTGCGCTGCACCTTCGTCCTCGACGCCAGCGGCTACGGCCGCCTGCTACCGCGCCTGCTGGACCTGGAGCTGCCGTCCAACCTGCCGATGCGCAAGGCGCTGTTCACCCATATCGAAGACCGCATCGACCATCCGGGCTTCGATCGCGAGAAGATCCTCATCACCACCCACGCCAGCCTGCGTGACCTGTGGTTCTGGACCATTCCGTTCAGCAACGGCCGCTGCTCCCTGGGCGTGGTCGGCCTGGCCGAGCGCTTCGACGGTTACCCCGAGGACATGGACGCCGCCCTCAAGCAGTTCGTCGCCGAAACCCCGAGCCTGGCCAAGGTGCTTGGCAATGCCGTGTGGGACACCCCGGTGCGCGAGATCAAGGGTTACTCGGCCAGCGTCAAGGCGCTGCACGGCAAGGGCTTCGCCCTGCTGGGCAACGCTGCCGAGTTCCTCGACCCGGTGTTCAGCTCCGGCGTGACCATCGCCATGCGCTCGGCGAGCATGGCCGCCAACCTGCTGCACCGCCAGCTGAGCGGCGAGAGCGTGGACTGGGAGCAGGACTTCGCCATCCCGCTCAAGCGCGGCGTCGACACCTTCCGCGTGTACGTCGAAGGCTGGTACGGCGGCAGCTTCCAGGACGTCATCTACTACCCCAAGGCCTCCCCCGAGATCCGCGCCATGATCAGCTCGATTCTCGCCGGCTACGCCTGGGATCAGCGCAACCCCTATGTGGCCGAGCCCAAGCGTCGCCTGCGGGTGCTCGCCGAGTTGTGCGCCAGTGCCTGA
- a CDS encoding methyltransferase family protein, protein MGGWQLVVFVGLSIALTLVSWRSLGNPRSHGFYRYFAWEVMLVMLVLNAPFWFEDRAALHQQVSWVLLTTSLAVLFAGVYQMRRFGRADQRRQDDELFAFERTSQLVTSGIFAYIRHPMYCSLLLLAWGIAWKQPGTLLMLLAVAASVLLWLAARCEERESLAYFGDAYRDYMARSRMFVPFIF, encoded by the coding sequence GTGGGCGGTTGGCAATTGGTGGTTTTCGTGGGGCTGAGCATCGCCCTGACCCTGGTCTCCTGGCGCTCGCTGGGCAACCCGCGCAGCCACGGCTTCTACCGCTACTTCGCCTGGGAAGTGATGCTGGTGATGCTGGTGCTCAACGCGCCGTTCTGGTTCGAGGACCGCGCCGCCCTGCATCAGCAGGTTTCCTGGGTGTTGCTGACCACTTCGCTGGCGGTGCTGTTCGCCGGCGTCTACCAGATGCGCCGCTTCGGGCGGGCCGACCAGCGCCGCCAGGACGACGAGCTGTTCGCCTTCGAGCGTACTTCGCAGTTGGTCACCAGTGGCATCTTCGCCTACATCCGTCACCCGATGTACTGCTCGCTGCTGCTGCTGGCCTGGGGCATCGCCTGGAAGCAACCGGGCACGCTGCTCATGCTGCTGGCCGTGGCGGCCAGCGTGCTGCTGTGGCTCGCCGCGCGCTGCGAGGAGCGCGAGTCGCTGGCCTATTTCGGCGACGCCTACCGCGACTACATGGCGCGCAGCCGCATGTTCGTGCCCTTCATCTTCTGA